A window of Drosophila sulfurigaster albostrigata strain 15112-1811.04 chromosome X, ASM2355843v2, whole genome shotgun sequence genomic DNA:
TCGCcgtttgttttattcttttatattttgccgctctcttattgtttttgttgtgcgaAAAACTGCGCTGcctctgttgctgctactgctgcggCGTTGCGTCGCTGCTTTgatgctgttcttgttgttgtatagGTGGTGGGTCTGTTTGCTGTTGGGTGAGATGACCGTCTTTCAAAAAGGGGGCAGGGGGATGCGACGACAAACGGTGACACTTTCTTTTAGGTGGCGTTGGCGTCGCTAGCGGCGTCTTTTACTTAtggctgctgttattgttgttaattcTTTTACACGCTACTGCGCTGGATAATTGCTATTttgctatttctatttcttatattttttatggtatttGTTATTGCCGCTTGCGTTTCtcctctttctcgctctctcacttttctttcttttttggcaCACGAAGCACGACTTTTATTTGCACTTAACAAAATATGAACCCACAAAATCTGGTCTCACTCACTTTTGCCCTCCCACTCGTATTTACACGTTTGCGGTAAGCTTGGCTTAGtcgcttttgttgtggttgctatTGTTACTTTTTGGCGTTGGCGGTGTTTGCCGGCTTCGTAGTGTTCGCCGTAGActttgttatttgttaatcaataacaacaataagtcGACAAGTTTGTTAGCGCTTTACCAGGGCATACGAACAACCACGCGCAAGAAAGTCTGAATTAAAACTGATACAGCTCGCAACCAGCGTGACcccaaaatgtatttcaaatatatactatataacgcccaataatataccaaaatataccacatttatCATACAATCCACAAATGCCTCCAAAGAGGTGCGGCTTTTCGAACagctttttgattttttatatgttgaaaaatattaagatTAACTAGAATAATTTATGGATTAGCGATAACACTTATTAAATGATTTGCGCAGTTCTTTTGAACAGCTAATAGACAGATGCTAATTAACAGAGCAAAATTacatgcattttaaatttaacaggCGTTGTTAACATAACATCTCAATGCTGTAAGAAAAAGATAGCTAATTATCAGTTGGTacataaagttttaaaatgcTTACTGatttaaaatgtagaaaataaacattttagttATTTGGTTGATAACTTTTTATTAATGGGTCAAACTGTGatacaaatgaaaagtaaacGTTATCAAGAGTTGGCGcaattaatgtttaatatCTTGCTGTTAACGCAATTTGAGATACATGAAGTTGGCTGCGGAGACAAGCCAGTGTTAGTCAGAGTTGttgcacacaaaacaaaacaattggtGGCAACCCAATTTGCTggcgcaaataaaaatattgtggcgtatctgtttatttttgtgtgtgtttatgttataataaaatgcacaTTAAGCAGGTGAGtacatgttgctgctgatgataaTCCCAGTTCGCgctaaacaaaatcaatttgcagATTATTATACAAGGCTTTAAAAGTTACAAGGACCAGACGGTGGTGGAGCCATTCGATAAGCGTCACAACGTCGTCGTTGGACGCAATGGTTCAGGCAAAAGTAATTTCTTCTATGGTATGTACATTTGAATTGTTGTGCAGTTGTTGCAGTTCATTAATTGAATGTTTATGAACAGCTATACAATTTGTGCTAAGCGATGAGTTTACGCATCTGCGTCCAGAGCAGCGTCAAGCGCTGCTCCACGAGGGAACTGGAGCTCGCGTCATTTCGGCGTATGTGGAGATCATCTTTGACAATTCGGACAATCGTGTGCCAGTAAGTTTCATTCATTATTCAGTCATTTagttcaattaatttgccTTTGTCATTTTGCCGCGCTCAGATTGACAAGGAAGAGATTTACTTGCGACGCGTCATTGGCGCCAAGAAGGATCAGTATTTTCTAAACAAGAAGGTCGTGCCACGCAATGAGGTGGTCAATCTGCTTGAATCGGCCGGCTTTTCCAGCTCCAATCCCTATTACATTGTCAAGCAGGgcaaaatcaatcaaatggcCACAGCAGCCGATTCATATCGCCTCAAATTGTTGCGCGAGGTCGCCGGAACGCGTGTCTATGATGAACGCAAAGAGGAATCGTTGAATTTGCTGCGCGAAACCGACGGAAAGCTGGAGAAGATCAGTGAGTATTTGAAAACAATCGAGGATCGACTGCAAACGCTCGAGGAGGAAAAGGAAGAGCTTAAAGAGTATCAAAAGTGGGATAAAACACGACGTACCCTTGAATACATACGCTACGAAACGGAACTAAAGGATACACGACGAGCACTCgaggagttgctgctgcaacgcaAATCGTCGTCggacaagaagaagaactaCAACATTGAGATACAGAAGGCACAAGAGAAGATCAAGGAGGTGCAAAAGAACCTGAAAGAGGCCAAGAAGAAGGTGCAGAGCACCAAGGAGGAACGCTCAGTGCTGATGAccgaacagcaacaattgctgcgCGAAAAGACCAAACTGGATTTAACCATTGTCGATCTGAACGATGAGGTGCAAGGCGATAACAAGTCCAAGGAACGCGCCGATCAGGAGCTCAAGAATCTCAAGGTGACAATTGCGGAGCGCGAAAACGAGCTGGACGATGTAAAGCCCAAATACGAGTCGATGAAGCGCAAGGAGGAAGATTGCTCGCGTGAACTGCAGCTGAAGGAGCAGAAGCGCAAAGAGCTCTATGCAAAACAAGGACGCGGCTCTCAGTTCTCGTCACGCGAAGATCGCGACAAATGGATACACAATGAGCTGAAGTCGATTAGCAAGCAGACAAAGGACAAGATCAATCACCATGCCAAACTCGTTGAGGATTTGAAGAAGGATGCCACAAGCGAAAAGGATTTGGGCACCAAAATCGAAGAGCATTCCTCCGAATTGGAACAGTTGCGTCTGCAAATCGATgagcacaacaaaaagtaCTATGAGCTAAAGAAGACCAAGGATCAGCATCAATCCATGCGCAACGAATTGTGGCGCAAAGAGACACAAATgacacagcagctgcaaacCCAAAAGGAGGAGCTCTCCCGGGCAGATCAAGCGTTGCGGAGCATGGCAGGCAAACCGATCTTAAACGGCTGCGATTCGGTGCGCAAAGTGCTCGATAGTTTTGTGGAACGTGGCGGTCAATCGGCGGCAATAGCGAGAGCATATTATGGCCCGGTGATTGAGAACTTTAGCTGCGACAAAACCATTTACACAGCGGTCGAGGTGACGGCAGCGAATCGTCTATTTCATCACATTGTGGAATCGGAGTATGAAGGCACACAAATTCTGAAGGAGATGAACAAACTAAAGCTGCCGGGTGAGGTGACATTCATGCCCCTGAATCGTCTGCAGGTTAAGATACACGATTATCCCGACGATCCCGATTCGATACCCATGATATCGAAACTCAAGTACGACGAACAGCATGACAAGGCGTTGCGCTACATCTTTGGTAAGACGCTCATCTGTCGTAATCTCGAGCGTGCCACCGAGCTGGCCAAGAGCACTGGACTCGATTGTGTGACGCTGGAAGGTGATCAGGTGTCGTCGAAGGGTTCGCTCACCGGTGGCTACTTCAATACGTCTCGCTCGCGCCTGGAGATGCAAAAGAAACGCACCGAGTACACGCAGCAGATCAGTGAATTCGAGAAGAAACTGAGCAAACTGCGCAATGAGCTCAAATCCACGGAGAACAACATCAATTCCATTGTGTCGGAAATGCAGAAAACCGAAACGAAACAGGGCAAATCGAAAGATGTCTTCGAGAAGGTGCAGGGCGAAATACGTCTGATGAAAGAGGAACTGGTGCGCATAGAAAAATATCGGGCGCCCAAGGAGCGTTCCCTGGCCCAGTGCAAGGCATCGCTGGAGGCGATGACCAGCACCAAATCGAGCCTTGAAGCTGAGCTCAAGCAGGAGCTGATGTCAACACTGTCGGTGCAGGATCAACGTGAAATCGATCAGCTCAACGATGATATACGACGGCTGAATCAGGAGAACAAGGAGGCGTTCACACAGCGCATGCAGCTGGAGGTGCGCAAGAATAAGCTGGACAATCTGCTGATTAACAATCTGTTTCGGCGACGCGACGAGCTCATTCAGGCACTGCAAGAGATTAGCGTGGAGGATCGCAAGCGTAAGCTCAACAATTGTAAAACCGAACTGGTGTCCACCGAGAAACGCATTAAGAAGGTGAATGCAGATCTCGAGGAGATTGAGAAGCGTGTCAACGAGGCGGTGCAGCTACAGAAGGAACTGCAAGCGGAGTTGGAGACGCATGTGCGCAAGGAGAAGGAGGCCGAGGAGAACATTAACAAGGACAGTAAACAGTTGGAGAAATGGACGACCAAAGAGAATATGCTCAATCAAAAGATCGATGAGTGCACCGAGAAGATTGCCAGCTTGGGTGCGTTGCCCCAGGTGGATGCCGCGTACAGTCGCATCTCGCTGAAGAACATCTTCAAGGAACTGGAGAAGGCCAATCAGCATCTGAAGAAGTACAATCATGTGAACAAAAAGGCGCTCGATCAATTCCTTAGCTTCTCTGAGCAAAAGGAGAAACTTTATCGTCGCAAAGAGGAGCTCGATATTGGCGATCAAAAGATCCATATGCTCATCCAATCTCTCGAAATGCAAAAGGTCGAAGCCATACAATTTACGTTCCGTCAGGTGGCGCAAAATTTCACGAAGGTCTTTAAGAAACTAGTGCCCCAAGGCGCTGGCTATTTGATACTTAAGACCAAGGATAACGAGGGCGAGGAAATGGAAAAGGAGGTGGCCAATTCAGATGCCTTCACGGGCATTGGGATACGCGTCTCATTCACGGGAGTCGATGCCGAGATGCGTGAAATGAATCAATTGTCGGGTGGTCAAAAGTCACTGGTTGCCCTCGCCCTCATCTTTTCCATACAGAAATGCGATCCAGCGCCATTCTATTTGTTCGATGAAATCGATCAGGTAACGTAACACTTTACACTTTATCTAATCATTAGCGAATTTATTAACCAATTGTACTTTCTTCTGGGATAGGCGCTCGATGCGATGCATCGTAAGGCGGTGGCCGATATGATCCATGAGCTGAGCGACACTGCACAGTTTATTACGACCACATTCAGGCCAGAGCTGCTGGAGAATGCGCACAAGTTTTATGGTGTGCGCTTTAGGAATAAGGTCAGCCACATTGATTGTGTGACGCGCGAGCAGGCCAAGGACTTTGTCGAGGACGACAACACACACGCCTAGATCGCacgcacatgcacacacacacatatacatacacacgcatatatatatatatatctccCTTGTGCTTGTCCTCTTCCTCGTCCTCCCTCACATTCAAGCATTTCTTATTGAATagaaattaattgtttattttatttgtttttttttttgcctttattttttccttaaacacaacacaaatgaacatttatttaatacaacaagaacaacaacaacaaattaaaccCTTAATTAAGTCGATAAGTCCTGTATTGTAATtgtccagctgctgttgcgaaGGCAGCTTTAATGTTTGTCTAATGTCAACGAAAGGAAGCGAAGCCAAAGCGCAGCTGCTTCCAATGTACCATTCAATAAATGACACAGAGAAATCTAAAATACAAATCGGATCTTCATATTCTGCAATCTGTCTCGCACTTTAAACAGATTTATCCTgattaaatttgattgaaaatatgaacataatgaaattgaaactcTTCGAATGTTGCATATAAAAACgttcaattttattgagtAAAAAACATCGCGTGGGATTAACAAGTATATATTCgtagtatataatatagaaaaagggATCAACTCTTAATTAATGtcgtatatagatatataaatatgtctCAGTGTTGCTTGTGCTAAATGCAGCATCAATCCatcattccattccattcatCATTCAATCAACCATATTGTTTAacaatatatgtgtatgtatgtttttggTTCGTCCTCTTCATCATCCTAATCATCTTCCGGCCGTATTCTCTATCAACTCTTGACTGGCATTGATCGCAAAGATGAGGGAGAAACACATGCCCACGGTGTCCACCTCCAGGGTGCTGATGTTGAAACGCAACGACAGCCGCCAGAGTACAAAGTGATTGAGCAGCACAAGAAGCGCCAATCCCAATGACCACCAGTGCTCATCCAACATGGCAATGCGCCACAGACAATAGATGTTCCACAGCACGCACACAGTGTGATTGAGACGCAACAGTTTCCCCAGCAGTTGCCCCAATGATGACTTCTCGCTTAGACAACGCCGGATGCCGGATAGGAGCAATACGCCGCCGTACAGTGTGAGCACAATGTGACGCCACTTGGCGATGCCGGCAAAGAATTCCAATTCACCGCTGATGCTCTGCATTTGGCCGATGATAAGAGTGATGAAAATGGCCGGTGAGTAGCGTAGGGATTGCTCGCAAATGCGTCGCTGCACCTGGCCGGGATTGGGATGCGTGTAGCGTAGAATGCAGAGCACGCTGTGCGCAAAAAACAAACCATAACCGGCGAGCGCATGCCGCTCAATGCTGTAGTGTTTGAGGGCCCATCCCGAGATCACGGCTAATATGAAGTTCAGCAGGCCCAGCGAGAGTTTCGAGGACACTGTGCCGGCGGCATTTGAAGCCATTAAGGTGGACAGGTGGTCGGTCGGTGGATCAAAACAAACCACTAAAGTTAAAATTTGCCTTtggttgttcttgtttttgttgctgtattgttgttggtgttgttattattattctggCAAGCAGggctgccacacacaacaatcGTGCGTTATCGATAACATGCGGAGTGTTGGACAaccaattttaaatgaaatgccgTTGAATGACATTTCAAGAATGCCATTTcggaaatgaaaacatttataagcgtaaattattaatttttagtttaatattataGTGTCCACCTTACTGTTTAAATTATGCTTAATCTCTTAacttaaaaatgttgcatacatttcccATAGATTGTAATATTTGCAAAACCATATAATCGTCaatacatctatatatatacatacatataaatatacatttcatcAATAATTgagtaatacaaaaattattattattaagtaatATAAAGAtctatataatacaaaatatattgttgaaGAATTCAAAAATTGAGCTGCATAGCAAGCGTTCAGTTAAATACAAACGAAACGAGCCATAAATGTTATAGCAAGTTTGGAATGTAGattgcagtatattttattgccataCCGCAGCGGTCACACTTGCAGCGATCATTTATCGACGCCCGCCAGAGATTTGTATTTGGGtttcgttgtttttattgtgtaTGTGCAATGCATTTTGTTACTGCACTTTTAAACAGTTAATTCGAATGTGACGACAATACACAAGATGGCGGACAAGAGCAACGCATTCAAACTGTTTCGAACTGTTGATCCGTCCACAGTGAATGTGCCGATAAAAGACAAATTTGCTAAACTGACGCTCTCCtcaaataagaaaaaacaattggccagtgaaaatattgaaaaaaccAACGTGAGTCGCCAACTACTAAGTGAACTAAACGAACGAGCACATGAGAATCCCTTGCTGCGCAGCGATTCCTCAGTATCCTCGAATAGCATAAAAATGGGAGTGGAGCAAAAGGTGCCCAAAACAATACAGGACGAGAGCACACAGCTTGATGTTTCCGATTATATGGAAGTGCTGCAGCTAAGCGGTGATGGTTGCACTCAGCGCTCCGAATACGTCGATGTGGAGCAGCTCTCCACACAAGTCTCCAATTTAAGAGTACAGCCAAAAGAGGAAGTCTCCATTTGCATATCATCAACAACTGAGGAAGCAAATGATGAGGAAGATGATGACAACGAATCGTGTATTACGATATCAGATAGTGAAACGGAGCAGGATAAGCAGGAAGAGAAGCAAAAGGAACAGGAGAAGCCCAGCATGGCCATCAGTGAGCAATCGGCTGCAATAGCCGTGCCCAGCAACAAGCTGCAACTGCTCGAGGCGTTTCTGCGTGACGTCTCCTTCGAGCGTCGCGAGATGGAGCGTCGTGGCATTGTGGACATGTCCTCGGATCAGCTGCTGCACTCGCGCATTGCCAGCGCCGACACTGAATCCATGAGCCAGGACATTGACATCACACGTTTGCCCACCTGCTCTCGCCCGTTGGACAGCAGCAGGCTGTTGGCAGACAACGAGACTGAGGTGAATACGGAGCTAAATGAGAGCAAACGCTTGGCGGACAATGAGACCGAGGCGAATACGGAGCTGAATGAGAGCAAACGCTTGGCGGACAATGAGACCGAGGCGAATACGGTGTGCTCCGAGGAGCAGCAGGAGTTAGAGGACCCACAACCGAGCTGCCGGCGACTGGCGAACGATGAGACCGAGGATCAGTCGGTGGCAGACAATACCATTCCCGAGACCAGTAGCGAGGCGGAGCACTCGCCGGTGAGATCGCGAACAGAGTCCGCGAGCAGCGTGGAAACTGCAAGGGAAACTGAGCGGGATTTGGGTACGCCAGCAATACAAGTGAGCAGCATCAACATTTCTGCCAAGATCAACATTAAGATACACATACCCAACATTGAGTCGAGCAGCGCGGAATCGGAGTCGGAAGACGATGAGCAGCCGCCGGAACAGCCAGAGGAGCAGCCAGAGGAACAAGCGGAAGAAaatcaacaacagcgacagcagaaAGATCGCTCTATACTGCAGGCTGATGCCTCAGAGGATGAGGAATTCCTGACGAATGCCGAGCAATTGTTGAATCAACTCTATGGCAAATCCTGGCAAACTCCCGACGTCATACGCACCCTGAAACGCTCAAGTGGCAGTGGTGGCAAGACTGCAACGAGAGCGGCAGCGGTAGCGGCAACGAAAGCATCAACTGTAGATCGCACTCCGCTGACTGAGCTGCGTCGTCAGCCCAAATCCCGTCCAGCTGCGGCCACCACAGCCAAGAAACGTCAGCCAGCTGCCAAGTGCAATGAGAGCGCCTTGGGTGACTTTAGCATCTGTGAGTAGTCCAATAAGATGtgatataaaaatgaatgagaTCAGCAGACATATCAAATAAGAATCGATCATGTTACAAGAATTAATGAAAAGATGCCAGGGATA
This region includes:
- the LOC133849409 gene encoding structural maintenance of chromosomes protein 3 — protein: MHIKQIIIQGFKSYKDQTVVEPFDKRHNVVVGRNGSGKSNFFYAIQFVLSDEFTHLRPEQRQALLHEGTGARVISAYVEIIFDNSDNRVPIDKEEIYLRRVIGAKKDQYFLNKKVVPRNEVVNLLESAGFSSSNPYYIVKQGKINQMATAADSYRLKLLREVAGTRVYDERKEESLNLLRETDGKLEKISEYLKTIEDRLQTLEEEKEELKEYQKWDKTRRTLEYIRYETELKDTRRALEELLLQRKSSSDKKKNYNIEIQKAQEKIKEVQKNLKEAKKKVQSTKEERSVLMTEQQQLLREKTKLDLTIVDLNDEVQGDNKSKERADQELKNLKVTIAERENELDDVKPKYESMKRKEEDCSRELQLKEQKRKELYAKQGRGSQFSSREDRDKWIHNELKSISKQTKDKINHHAKLVEDLKKDATSEKDLGTKIEEHSSELEQLRLQIDEHNKKYYELKKTKDQHQSMRNELWRKETQMTQQLQTQKEELSRADQALRSMAGKPILNGCDSVRKVLDSFVERGGQSAAIARAYYGPVIENFSCDKTIYTAVEVTAANRLFHHIVESEYEGTQILKEMNKLKLPGEVTFMPLNRLQVKIHDYPDDPDSIPMISKLKYDEQHDKALRYIFGKTLICRNLERATELAKSTGLDCVTLEGDQVSSKGSLTGGYFNTSRSRLEMQKKRTEYTQQISEFEKKLSKLRNELKSTENNINSIVSEMQKTETKQGKSKDVFEKVQGEIRLMKEELVRIEKYRAPKERSLAQCKASLEAMTSTKSSLEAELKQELMSTLSVQDQREIDQLNDDIRRLNQENKEAFTQRMQLEVRKNKLDNLLINNLFRRRDELIQALQEISVEDRKRKLNNCKTELVSTEKRIKKVNADLEEIEKRVNEAVQLQKELQAELETHVRKEKEAEENINKDSKQLEKWTTKENMLNQKIDECTEKIASLGALPQVDAAYSRISLKNIFKELEKANQHLKKYNHVNKKALDQFLSFSEQKEKLYRRKEELDIGDQKIHMLIQSLEMQKVEAIQFTFRQVAQNFTKVFKKLVPQGAGYLILKTKDNEGEEMEKEVANSDAFTGIGIRVSFTGVDAEMREMNQLSGGQKSLVALALIFSIQKCDPAPFYLFDEIDQALDAMHRKAVADMIHELSDTAQFITTTFRPELLENAHKFYGVRFRNKVSHIDCVTREQAKDFVEDDNTHA
- the LOC133848555 gene encoding uncharacterized protein LOC133848555, with amino-acid sequence MASNAAGTVSSKLSLGLLNFILAVISGWALKHYSIERHALAGYGLFFAHSVLCILRYTHPNPGQVQRRICEQSLRYSPAIFITLIIGQMQSISGELEFFAGIAKWRHIVLTLYGGVLLLSGIRRCLSEKSSLGQLLGKLLRLNHTVCVLWNIYCLWRIAMLDEHWWSLGLALLVLLNHFVLWRLSLRFNISTLEVDTVGMCFSLIFAINASQELIENTAGR
- the LOC133847379 gene encoding germ cell nuclear acidic protein isoform X1 — translated: MADKSNAFKLFRTVDPSTVNVPIKDKFAKLTLSSNKKKQLASENIEKTNVSRQLLSELNERAHENPLLRSDSSVSSNSIKMGVEQKVPKTIQDESTQLDVSDYMEVLQLSGDGCTQRSEYVDVEQLSTQVSNLRVQPKEEVSICISSTTEEANDEEDDDNESCITISDSETEQDKQEEKQKEQEKPSMAISEQSAAIAVPSNKLQLLEAFLRDVSFERREMERRGIVDMSSDQLLHSRIASADTESMSQDIDITRLPTCSRPLDSSRLLADNETEVNTELNESKRLADNETEANTELNESKRLADNETEANTVCSEEQQELEDPQPSCRRLANDETEDQSVADNTIPETSSEAEHSPVRSRTESASSVETARETERDLGTPAIQVSSINISAKINIKIHIPNIESSSAESESEDDEQPPEQPEEQPEEQAEENQQQRQQKDRSILQADASEDEEFLTNAEQLLNQLYGKSWQTPDVIRTLKRSSGSGGKTATRAAAVAATKASTVDRTPLTELRRQPKSRPAAATTAKKRQPAAKCNESALGDFSIFKRALHNNQLNSTHLPAATAAAKKVAGTRSARVANKQQVRTKHVHEERWRALVDTDSGTDASDDEDADATDCSVGSVGSGDNAGHMTYLDLTKAEVEVVSSPDGSSGDKSPKFPKKLDDILRTCRATVKPKMCATPSAPSTPSTPATPLNVDLPPTRRQLFTPNFGYEDENAAKAIVERALDMNNLDELEIFYQPGSTVHKRVQEVKRQLGIAVKSPKAKPIFKLPTTTTPQVTPSRTPSSRQPKQKQTPQVRGSGKCSFIKSLEKDVSREYADNEAYFYRENFKRNKEELTTRLYDMFNEKVFNNKLQVPIVWSKTLRNTAGRCRNKRKLNERMCVLELSIKVLTSADRLRCTLIHEMCHAATWIFNNEGGHGRTWKQWTYRAMAAFPDLPSISVCHDYDIEFKYTYRCEACDVGSKAHSRHRKVDNIRCRLCSGPIQLFLNKKDKEGNVQLQPVREAAGFAKFVKEQFKKHKRPDLTAAQVMRILSVEYAKQKEQHNKAATGAAAATDDLIANQVETLALDDDDDDEN